One region of Microcoleus sp. FACHB-68 genomic DNA includes:
- a CDS encoding threo-3-hydroxy-L-aspartate ammonia-lyase, whose amino-acid sequence MSNLQTNNATDLQVSYADVEAAAMRLAGIAHQTPVMTSTTVNQRIQSQVFFKCENFQRTGSFKFRGAYNALANLSKEQKQKGVLTFSSGNHAQAIALSGQLLGIATTIVMPDDAPAVKQIATRGYGAEVILYCRQETKREELAEKIAGERGLTIIPPYDYPDVIAGQGTAAKELIEEVGELDLLLVCCGGGGLLSGCAIAANHLSPNCRIIGVEPAVADDATRSFHSKTLQTVHNPNTIADGARTPYLGKLTFPLVLHYVHDMVTVSEAAILNTMFFLWQRMKIVVEPTGTLAAAALLEGVVSATDAKIGVIISGGNVDLKSLKNFI is encoded by the coding sequence ATGAGCAATTTACAGACAAATAATGCTACCGACTTGCAGGTTTCTTATGCTGATGTGGAGGCGGCGGCAATGCGACTAGCCGGCATTGCTCATCAGACGCCGGTGATGACTTCCACAACGGTTAACCAGCGCATTCAAAGTCAAGTATTTTTCAAGTGTGAAAATTTCCAGCGCACCGGCTCTTTTAAGTTTCGTGGCGCTTACAATGCCTTGGCAAATTTGTCAAAAGAGCAAAAGCAAAAAGGTGTCTTAACATTTTCATCTGGGAATCATGCTCAAGCGATCGCACTCAGTGGTCAATTATTAGGAATTGCCACAACAATTGTCATGCCAGATGATGCGCCGGCAGTTAAACAAATCGCAACTCGTGGCTATGGTGCAGAGGTTATTTTATATTGCCGGCAAGAAACAAAGCGCGAAGAACTTGCTGAAAAAATAGCCGGTGAGCGAGGTTTAACGATTATTCCCCCTTATGATTATCCTGATGTGATTGCGGGACAAGGGACAGCGGCAAAAGAACTCATTGAAGAAGTCGGTGAACTAGATTTGCTATTAGTTTGCTGTGGTGGCGGTGGGTTGCTTTCCGGTTGCGCGATTGCGGCAAATCATCTTTCTCCAAATTGTCGGATAATTGGAGTGGAGCCGGCAGTTGCGGATGATGCAACGCGATCATTTCATAGCAAAACTTTGCAAACTGTACATAATCCCAATACGATTGCAGATGGTGCGCGTACACCTTATCTTGGCAAGCTAACGTTTCCGTTAGTGTTGCATTATGTTCACGATATGGTAACCGTCTCCGAAGCAGCCATTCTTAACACGATGTTTTTTTTGTGGCAACGGATGAAAATTGTCGTAGAACCCACCGGAACTTTAGCAGCAGCCGCTTTACTCGAAGGTGTGGTTAGCGCTACAGATGCAAAAATTGGCGTGATTATTAGCGGTGGGAATGTCGATTTAAAATCTTTGAAAAATTTTATTTAA
- a CDS encoding thioesterase family protein — MQRFQTQIRVRYYEMDALGHVNNAIYQHYLEQAAIEHSEHIGYGVARYTELGGVFVMRRIAMEYLRPASAGDVLIVTTWLENMRGPRCHRHYEIRKQGEADLLVTAEVLWVWVDAKTMRPKAIPTVLIEAFEQLQTPTSAS, encoded by the coding sequence ATGCAACGATTCCAGACACAAATTCGGGTGCGATATTATGAAATGGATGCACTCGGCCACGTTAACAATGCGATTTACCAGCATTATCTAGAACAAGCCGCGATTGAACATTCAGAACATATCGGCTATGGGGTCGCTCGTTATACTGAATTAGGCGGCGTTTTTGTGATGCGGCGCATTGCGATGGAATATCTCAGGCCGGCATCTGCCGGTGATGTTTTAATCGTGACGACTTGGTTAGAAAATATGCGTGGCCCCCGTTGTCACCGGCATTATGAAATTCGCAAGCAGGGGGAAGCAGATTTGCTCGTAACTGCAGAGGTGCTGTGGGTTTGGGTAGATGCAAAAACAATGCGTCCGAAAGCGATTCCTACTGTTTTAATCGAGGCTTTTGAGCAATTGCAGACACCCACTTCTGCAAGTTGA